One window of Planctomycetia bacterium genomic DNA carries:
- a CDS encoding PIN domain-containing protein: MRSGVVRLVLDTNTAVSGLIWGGVPGRLIDAAAAGKALIIASVPLLDELQGVLSRRTFSGQLAKLNANADDLFDGYAALVRLVAPSAIGPVILADPDDDSVLATAVGGSADAIVSGDAHLLGIGELRGIPIMTPAAAVSWLGA; the protein is encoded by the coding sequence GTGCGGAGCGGCGTCGTGCGGCTGGTGCTTGATACGAACACCGCTGTATCCGGGCTCATCTGGGGCGGGGTGCCAGGGCGATTGATCGATGCGGCTGCGGCCGGCAAGGCACTCATCATCGCGAGCGTTCCGCTCTTGGATGAGTTGCAAGGCGTGTTGTCTCGGCGAACGTTTTCCGGCCAGTTGGCCAAGCTGAATGCAAACGCCGATGATCTCTTTGATGGATATGCGGCGCTGGTGCGGCTGGTTGCGCCTTCGGCAATTGGCCCCGTTATCCTCGCCGATCCCGATGACGACAGCGTGCTGGCGACGGCCGTTGGCGGCAGTGCCGACGCGATCGTCTCGGGCGATGCCCATCTTCTCGGGATCGGCGAGCTTCGGGGAATTCCCATCATGACGCCTGCGGCGGCCGTGAGTTGGCTGGGGGCATAA